The sequence TACCCCACTGGCCGGCGCCGGTTTCGGTGGTCAGGCGGCGCACGCCTTCCAGCTTGTTGTAGTAGGCTTGGGCGATGGCCGTATTCGGCTTATGGGAGCCGGCCGGGGAAAGGGACTCGTTCTTGTAGTAGATTTTGGCCTTGGTTCCCAAAGCTTTTTCCAACCGGTGCGCCCGGACCAGGGGCGTGGGTCGGAACAGACGATAGATGTCCCAGACCGGTTCCGGGATGTCGATCCAGCGTTGGGAGGACATCTCCTGCTCGATGATGGACATGGGAAAAATCGCAGCCAGTTTTTCCGGCCCCAGAGGCTGTTGGGTGGCGGGGTCCAGCGGCGGCACCAGAGGCGGGGAAAGGTCCGGCAACACGTTGTACCACTGGCGGGGCATGTCCTTCTCGGGCAAATTGATGCGATATTCCATGAAACGGGTCTCCTGCTGGGTCGATGTTTATAAGTTGGCGAGTTTCCGTGAAGCCGTGAAAGCCGAAGGAGTTTTTTGGCCGGAAGGCGTGAAACTGTCAACATGCGCCGGAAATGCTCTCGTTAGGAGAGAAGACCTGTTGGTCAGCTGGCTGGAGGAGGGAGTCGGAGAATACGTTCCACGATGGCGGTGGTGGAAAAGCCCGGCAACAGGTCGAGACTGAAAACCTCGCCGCCCCAGGAAGCGACCTCGATCGCGCCGACAATGCGATCCTTGGCCCAATCGCCGCCCTTGATGAGTACATCGGGTTGAATGGCTTTGATCAGTTCCAGCGGAGTGTCCTCCTCAAAAGCGACCACGGCATCCACGCATTCCAGGCCAGCCAGGACATAGGAGCGCTGCTCAAGAGGCGTGATTGGTCGCGAAGAACCTTTTAGCCTGGTGATGGACGCGTCGCTGTTCAGACCGACGACCAACATGTCGCCATGGGCGCGGGCGCGGCGTAGCAGATGAACATGGCCGGCGTGCAGGATGTCGAAGCAGCCGTTGGTGAAGACGAGGGGACGTGGATGGGCGCGTTCGCGTCCGCAAAACGCGTCCAGAGATTGAATTTTCGGGTGTGTGAGTTTTGATGGGGCCATCAGTTTTTGGAAAAAGACTCGAATCGCTGGACAGCGCTGGTATTCAGCTTGAAGGTCAGGGCGTAGAGATGGTGGAAAAAATCGACGTATTCCACGAAGACATGGTCCGGAACATGAATGCGGGCGGCGGAAAAGTTCAGAATGCAGTGGATGTCGGATTCCACCAGGTAGTTGGCGGCGCGCTGGGCGCGATCCGTGGGCGTGGTGATAATGCCGATTTCGATGCGCATATCCTTGACGTTTTCCTTCATACGTCGCGGACACATCACTTCCAGGCCGGCGATGGTTTCCCCGATCTTGAACGGATCGCAGTCAAAGGCGGCTACTACTTGGAATCCACGTTTCGGGAAGCCTTTGTAGCGAAGCAGGGAGCGTCCAAGATTACCGACGCCGATCAGGGCGGTGCGCCAAATGCGATCCGTGCCCAGGGAAACCTTGATGGACTGGATCAGTTTGGCGACGTAATAACCGACACCACGGACGCCGAATTCTCCGAAGTAGGCTAGATCTTTGCGAATTTGAGACGGGTTGACGTCACAGGCGCGAGCAAGCGCCTCGGAGGAGACGACTTCGATCTCTTCGTCGTTCAGCGCTTCGAGTACCTGGAGATACACGGCCAGGCGCTGGATCGTGGCCCTGGGAATGTGTTTGCTTTTCACAGGTATGCGTGACGAGTTGTGAAATTATGAACATGTTTGCGGCCAAAAAAGACCGCCCCCATTGTCGAGAGCGGTCTTCTTTGATCTTCGATCGAAGAAATGTGCCGTGTTAGCCGACGAAGGGGTTGGCGAACAGCAGGATCAGGTTCACGACCAGGGCGTAAATGGCCAAGGATTCGATGAAGGCCATACCCAGAAGCAGGGTAACGGTGATCTTTCCGCTGGCTTCAGGGTTGCGGGCGGTGCCTTCGCAGGCTGCCTTCAGGCCGAGGCCCTGACCGATACCGCAACCAAAAGCAGCAATACCCATGCCCAGAGCGGTGGCGATGGCGATCATGGAGATGGTGCCGGGATCGACATCAGCGGCAAAGGCAACGGAAGCCAGACCCATCAGGGCAACGGTGTTCAGGGCGATCAGAAACAGTTTACGCATTGGACTACGTCCTCCTTGAGAAGTGTGTTATTGTTTTGGTCAAATGACCATTTCCCCCGAGGGATTAGTGGGCTTCCTCAAAAGCTCCCTTGAGGTACATCAGGGAGAGCATGAAGAAGATGAACGCCTGCATGGACTTCATGAGCACGAAGAGCATGAAGATGGGCAGGGAGCCAAGAATCGGCGCCAGGAAGAACATCAGGGCGATGACGATTTCCTCGCCGCGAATGTTTCCGAAAAGTCGCAACGTGAGAGACAGCGGCCGAGCCAAGTGGCTGATGAGCTCAATGGGCAACATAAGAGGGGCCAGCCACCAGAAGGGGCCGGTAAAATGCTTGATGTAGTGCAGGCCGTGGAGCTTGAATCCCCAGTAATTGTAATAGAGGAACACGAAAATGGCCATGCCCACGTTGGTGTTGATGTTGGCCGTGGGAGCGTCCGCTCCGGGAATCAGGCCGGAGAGGTTGCAGAAGAGGATGTAGATGAACAGGGTGAAGAGCACCGGAAACACCTTGCGGCCGGCTTCGCCCATGTTCTGGACGACAAAGTCCTCCATGCCGCCGATCAGCGCCTCCCAGACGTTTTGACTTTTTCCCGGGACGAGGGTGAGCCTCCTGGTGGCAAGCCAGCCCAGAAAAATCAGCGCGGCGATAATGACCCACGAGTACACGATATGAATGTACTCCTTGGGAAAATTTATCCCCACAGCATCCAGGCCTTCTTTCAAAATTAGAACGTATTGAATGTCTCCAGCCATCTTGGTCAAGCCTCCTTCACTTTTTGCCGGTGAAACCGGAACACGCCCCAGAACAGAATATTCACGACGACCGTCGACAACCCGGCAATCAGAGCCGTCAGAGGCAGGCCAGCCCAGATGATCAATCCGAACAGCGCAATGCCGCTTAACGCAAGTCGTCCGTAAAACCGAATCAGCGAGACGGCGACGGCGCCGTCAGGGTGATGAACAATGGATTGCAACCCTTTTGCCAGCATCCAGAAGTTCATCGTGCTGAGCACGCACCCCGCACCAAAGGCCAGAGCCCATGGCGCCAGCCCGGAGAAGGCCATCAGGGAGCATCCTAAAAATAAAAAATACAGCTGGTTGCGAACCAGAATGCGCACGTCGTCCAGGTAGAATCCGTTGCGCCGTAAAAAGACCTCAATCCTGAGGTTTGTTCTGTCGAGCGGCCGCATCCTGCTTGTCCAACTCCCTCTGAATCTTCCTGGTTTCCATGTACATGTTCTTGAAGCCGGCGATGATCCCGAAAACCAAGAAAAGCAGAAACAGCGTGGGTTTGGTGTCCAACCATTTGTCCAGGTACCACCCGATGAGCGCACCCACGAATGTCGACGCGACAAGGTGGATGCCCAGAAGACCGGCCTGGGAGAACGGCTGCATCAGGTCTTTGTACTTGGACTTGGATCGAAATAACATATTTATTTTCGGTACTCTAAGTGTGAATGCCGTGCGTTCCCGCTGTGTCAATCCAATACAGCCTCGGAAGGGAAATCTTATCGTCTGGCCTGTCCCGTCCTGTCTCTTCGTGCAAACATTCACATGCCCACGGCGTCTATCACAGCGCTCCGGAGCAAGTCAACGAGGTCGACGAAAAAAAACAACGTGGCCGACTTCGAAAAGCATCTTTTGTGGCGCTGGTTTTTCGAAGGCTTGCGCCTGCGGGCGTCATAGCGGGATGACAAGTATCCTGGAAGCGAATAGAAATCCCTCTTGCCCGACATGGTGCGCTGTCTGAGGCGACTGGCGATCGAATGTCGTCCTGCCCGTCACAGTTCCACCCGTAGCGGGGGACTTCCCTGAAATCAACAAAAATTACTGGAATCGTTTGGAGGAAACCGGAATTTATCATGTCCATATCTACACCATTACCTTCCCAAAGTTTGCGCGCGCGACTTGACCCCGAGCACATCGGCTTCGCCGACAGCACCGAGATCCCCTGCGCGGACCTTGCGCCGCCCATGCAGCCCAGGGCCTTGCACGCCCTGGAGTTGGGCCTGAACATCCCCAAAAAGGAATACAATATCTTCGTGGTTGGTGAGCCGCAACTCGGTCGGACATATCTTGTTCAGAATTACCTGACCCCTCGCGCCGCGCAACGTCCGACTCCACCGGATTGGGTCTACGTTTTCAATTTTGAGGATCCGGATCGCCCACTGGCCATTTCACTGGCTCCAGGCGCGGCCAAGGCGTTCAAGACCGAGCTGGCCGCCGTGGTGCACCGCATCCGCGACGAAGTGCCGAATCGTTTCACCCAGGACCAATATTTACGGCAAAAGGAAAAGCTGGTCCGCCAGTTTCAAAACTCCAAGGAGGAGTTGATTCTCCAGATGGAGGAGCAGGCCGACGGGCACGGGTTTAACCTCTCCTTTGACGAGCAGGGCAATGTCAATCTTTTCCCCGTGGTGGACGGGAAGGTTTTGAACAGCGGCGACGTGGAGAAATTGGAACCGGGTGTGCGGTTGAAGCTGCGCAACGAAGGTGATCAAACCTTGGACGCGATGCTCGGCCTGCTGCGCCAGATCAACGCTCGTGAACAGGATTTACGGGACGCGGAACGCAATCTGGAGCGAGACGTGCTGGAACAGGTGCTGGTGGAAGCGCTGGAGCCGTTCATCGTCCAGCATGCCGAGCACGAACGCCTTCACGCCTTTTTGTCGGCTCTGCGCGGGGATCTGCTGGACAACCTGGATCAGTTCAAGCCGAAAGAACCGGTGGCCCCTGGCGGAGGTCCAGAGGCCATGGCTTCCAACGAAGGCTTTTTCGACCGGTACATGGTCAACCTGTTCGTTGACCACAGCCGGTTGGACGGAGCGCCGATCATCATCGAGGACAATCCCACGTTTTTTAACCTTCTTGGCTGCATCGAGCGCGAGGCGGAATGGGGGGCCCTGTTCACCGACTTTTCCCTGCTCAAGCCCGGGGCCTTGCACCGGGCCAACGGCGGCTTTCTGGTCCTGCACATCGAAGACGTTCTCCAGCATCCCCAGGCCTGGGAGGGTCTTTTGCGGGCACTGCGCTCCATGCAGATCCGGATCGAAGACCCCGGTGACCATCACGAGACGATCCGCACCAAGACCATCACTCCGGAACCCATCGCCTTGGACGTGAAGGTGATTCTCGTGGGCACGGACGAGGCCTACGACTTGCTTTTGGCCTACGACGACCGGTTTCCCAAGCTGTTCAAGATCAAGGGACAGATCCAGGACACCGTGACCCGGGACGCGGATTCCATCCACAAGTACGTTCAGACCATGGGGCGGATGATCCGCGAGGATGAACTGCTGCCTTTCGACCGGGAGGCCCTGGCCTGGCTGGTGGACTTCGCCTCCAGGCTGGCCGAGGATCAGAAGAAATTGTCCCTGCGTCTGCCCATTGTCCGCGAACTGATGATCGAGGCCTCGGCCATGGGAACCATGCGCCAGGCCCCCATGGTCGACAGGCGAACCTTGGAGGAGGCCTGGGAGGCCCGCAACTACCGGGCCAATCTGTACGAAGAGGAATTTTTGTCCGAGTACGACCGCCAGCTGATCAAGGTGGCCACCACCGGCAGCGCCGTGGGCCAGGCCAACGGTCTGTCCGTCTCGTTCCTGGGGGACTACGAGATGGGGCTGCCGCATCAGATTTCGTGCAGCGTCGGCGTCGGACACGGCGGGATCATCGACTTGGAGCGGGAAGCCGAACTCGGCGGACCGATCCACACCAAGGGCATGATGATTCTCAAAAGCTACCTGCTCAAGCTCTTTGCCCAGAACAAGCCCGTGGTCCTCACCGCCAGCCTCTGTTTCGAGCAAAGTTACGCCCAGGTGGACGGCGACTCCGCCTCGGGCGCGGAACTGGCCGCGCTGATCTCGGCCCTTTCCGGTCGCCCGAACAACCTGGCCCTAGCTTTCACCGGCGCGGTCAGTCAATCCGGGGCGATCATGGCCGTGGGCGGAGTGACGCGCAAGGTGGAGGGCTTTTTCGAGGTCTGCCGCCGTCGCGGCTTGACCGGAAGCCAGGGAGTAATTCTGCCCGAGGACAACGTGGTCCATCTGATGCTCAAACAGGACGTGATCCAGGCCGTGGAAGAAGGGCGATTCCACATCTACCCGGTCTGCTGCATCGAAGAAGCTTTGGAGATCCTGACCGGGCTGCCGGCCGGGCGGCGGCTGAAAAACGGTTCCTTCTCCGCCGGCAGCCTGTACCGTTTCGCGGACGACCGGCTCAAGGAGTTGGAAGAACTGGCCACCCGTGACTCTTCGTCGCGAAAGCCGCGTCGGGCGTCGGCCAAGACGAAGAAGCCCGCCGCGACGGCGTCTCTCTCCAAAGCCAAGGTGCGGCGGCCTCGAGGATAATCCCGTGGGCGTCCGGTTGTCCGTGATCATCCCCGTCTTTCGGGAGGAACGGGGCATCACGGCGCTGGTGGACCATTTGGCCACCCACGCTCTGAAAGAAATAGCGGAAATCCTGGTCGTGGACGGCGATTCGGAGCGGCGAACCCTGGCCGTTCTCGACGGCCGGGACGTGGTCCGGATCGGCTCTGGTGCCGGGCGGGCGCGTCAGATGAACGCCGGAGCCGCCCAAGCGCATGGGGACGTGTTGCTTTTTCTGCACGCGGACACCCGCTTGCCGACCGGCGCCGATACGTTGATCTTTCAGGCCTTGGCAGATCCCAGGGCGGTGGGCGGAGCCTTCAGGCTGGCCGTGGACTCGCCCCGTTCGGCCTTACGCCTGATCGCCGCCGCGGCGAATCTGCGCACTTGGCTGACCAGGGTTCCATATGGCGATCAGGCCATTTTCCTGCGCCGCGCGACCTTCGAGAAACTGGGAGGATACGCGGACATTCCCCTGATGGAGGACCTGGAACTGATGCGCCGGGTTCGACGCAAGGGATGGCCCGTGGTTCTGCTTCGTGAAGCCGCGTTCACTTCGGCCCGGCGCTGGGAACAGGAAGGCGTCTGGCGCTGCACCTTGCGCAACTGGGGCGTTCGGTTGCTCTATCACTTGGGCGTCTGTCCCGGGAGATTACGGCAATTTTATCCCATCGCCGAGTCCGTCGACTCAGACACTCACCCTTCCCCGACCGGCGGTGATCGGTCGGATTCCACTGCCGCATGAGCCTTTCAGACTGCGTGGTCGTAATGATCAAGTATCCGCGGCCCGGGCAGGTGAAGACCCGCTTGGTCGCGATATTGGGAGAGGAGAACGCGGCTGCTTTGTATCGGTGTTTTGTCCAGGACGTCTTGCGCACCGTGGACGCCTTGGCCGTACAAACTCTGCTGAGCATCGTCCCTTGGACCATGCGCGCGGATTTCGCGGCGTGGCTGGGAAGTGAGCGCCAATTCCTGCCCCAGGTCGGACCTGACCTCGGTGCGAGGATGGACGACGCCTTTTTCCGGGCCTTCGAGGCGGGACACGACCGGGTGGTGCTCATCGGAAGCGATCTGCCGGATTTGCCCGGCAGCTTGCTGGTCGAGGCATTCCGGGCCTTGGATCGCCATGATGTCGTCCTCGGTCCGGCCCGTGACGGCGGTTTTTACCTGCTCGGGTGGACGCGATGGACTTTTCGCCCAGGCCTGTTCGCCGCCGTCTCCTGGAGTACTCCGACGGTTCTTGCCGAATGCCGGGCGGCCTTGCTTCGAAGCGGCCTGGAGCCGTGTTTTTTGGCATCCTGGTCCGATGTGGACGATGAAGCGGGACTTCGACAACTTCTTCAGCGAAATCTCCTGCCCGGTGATGCGGCTACTCGAACATTCTTGGACTCGTGGGACGCGAGCGCCTCTTGATTTCAGAGTGCGCCCCGGCTACGGAGAAATAAGAATCTTCTGAACATCTGGAGCGTGTTTGGTTTCGTCGATGCAAAAGCCTACCCCGTCCTCACCTCCCTCTTCAACCATGAGGAGATCTTCGGTTCAGCCGACCAAGCCGTTGGTTTCGCCGTCGGCGGCTCCGTCCGGCGGCGCGCCTGGAAGTCTGCTGCCCGCGTACGTCATCGCCACGTCCAGTGACGTCAACTATGAGCATGACAGGGAAAACTTGCGTAAGGTCGGGCTGGTCATGAGCTGTAGACTGACCTCGGCGGGAGCTGTTCTTGATTTCATCCGGCACAACTCCATCCAGACCCTCATTCTCGACTCCTCGGTCTCCGGTTGCCCTTTGCACGAGTTGATCTTTCAGATTCGTAAATATTTGCGCGGGACCCCTCTGAACATGATCGTCATTTCGGATGTTTCCGACGAAGGTTTCGTCATTGACGCCATCACGGCGGGGTGTACGGGGTTCATCATCCGTCCATATACGCTTGAGACGCTCATACGCCATGCTAAAGTCAAGCCTGAGGCAGACACTATCCAGGTGAGTGAGGAGCTGTTGTCGCAAGGCCAGGAAAACCTTGCGAAGGGCGACTACGATGCGGCCATCCAGGAATTCGAGGAGATCGTCGCCGGAAATACCAATGATGAGAACGATGAAGCCCGTAAGTATTTTGATATGGGCATGCAATATCTGCTGGATCGCAAGTTCGGCAAAGCTATTGTCGCCTTCAACAATGCTCTCCGATTAAACAATTTGTTTATCAAGGCATACGAAGGTCTTGCCGAAGCATACCGTGGTCGGGAGGACATGAAGAATTATCAGATCTATCTGCAAAAAGCCGCTGATGAATACGCCCGTCTGGATCAGTTCGCCGAGGTCAAACGTGTTTTCGCCAAGATCACCAAATATGACATTCACGCCCCCAACGCCTACAATACCCTGGGCATTGAACTGCGTCACAAGAAAATGTACGTCGAGGCCGTTCACGCCTATATCAACGCTCTCAAGTTATCTCCGAGAGACGAGAACATCTATTACAATCTGGCCAAGGCCCAGATGTTCGCGAGACGCTATGATGACGCCTTGCTCAGTATCCGCAAGTGCTTGCAATTGAATAAAGACCATTCCGAGGCCCAGGATTTGTATCGGCTCTTCACCAAGGTGGAATGGAGCGATGACAAAAACGCTCCGGTGGCTGCTGATAACAAAACACTTGATAAAATCGCGAACGACTGATGTCTCCACTTCGTCAATCCGATATTCGCGCCTGTCCGGTTTGCGGCAAGATGGTCCACCGGCCGGATGAACGGCACACCCTGTTTCACTGCCGCAACTACCTGCTCAAACAGTTGTATCAGGAAGCCAGTCCCTCGCGGCGAGCCTCTCTTCAGGAACGGGTTGACTCCTTGAACGAGCGGCTCTCTTTGAAAGGGCAGAATCTGATCGACACTTGAGCAAAGCAAAAAAGGCGGCTCAGGACAATACGGAATAGACCGCGCCCACGAAGATCAGGCTGATGACCCGCAGGCCCTGGTTCCAGAAGATCAGTTTCGCGGCTAGGGCCGGTTTAAATATTCCGGCGTAGTACGGGAACTGGTGCCGCACGGCTCGCATGGGCGAGGAAAGGATGTTGCCCACCAGGAGGGCAAGCACGACCTCTTTCTGGCTCAGACTTCCCGCTGAGAGCAACGCTCCGGCGGCGGCGGCTCCGGCGGAAAACTCGGCGGCCATCTGGAAGACCACGACGCTCACGGCCTGTGGTGAAAGCCAGGACAGCCATCCCAGGTTTTGGGCCATGAATTCTTCCACCGCTCTAAACGCGCCCCAGCGATTGAGCAGGAAAAAGCAGACGTAAATCGGCACGGTGATGGACAGAACCCGAAGGATGCGTTTTTTGAATCGCTGGACCGTGCGCTTAATGGCATCCTTGAATGAAACCGGGCCTTTTTCATCCAGTCGGCAGGAAACGCATCGCTCTATGGGCGGGGGCAGGAAGAATCGGGAAAACAGCAAAATGAACACGGTCCGCAACATGGCCGACCCGATGGTCAACCCCAGATAGACCCCGGCAGCCGCCCCGATCAGCGGGACCAGAATGAAAAAGACGCTGGGCAGATGGAGAAAGTACGTGGGTAGGCTGTTGAACAGGTTGCTCATGATCAGTTCACGGCGACTGATGCGGCCCTGTTCGTAAGCGTCGGCAAGCATGGAGTTCGCCGAAATCCCGGAGAAGAAGGCCAGGGAAAAACTGGCTCCGGCAATGTCCGAAAGCCGCCCCAGGCGCAGCAAGGGCGAGACGCCGGCGGCGACCACCCTGGTCCAGTTCAAGGCCTCGATCAGCTGGCCGACAAGCAAGCCCAGACTTATGAACATGGTTAGTTTGAGCAGAGGCCAGATCAAGGCCGACCAGATTTCCAAAACGTCCATGGGTGTTTTTGCTTCCAGTGAGGTTGATATTCAAGATGTTTTGGGCCATTGTCCCCTCCAGATGGTCGGCATCTTTGGCGGAAAAATTCCTTAATTGTCCGAAATGTCATGTCAAGACTTGCCACGGAGGGGGGATTGCGGTTAGGCAGTCTGCTGTCTCGGAGTGGTTCTTTCAATCTTTTGTTCGCTTCGTCGAAGCATTCATTGTCACCTCGGCGAATCCGGCAGGTTGCCGTTTCTTCGCGCATACGAAGCAAGATCTTGAAATTTTTGCCGTTCCTTCGCGAGTGAAAGTCGACATGACGTTCTTCTCCGCGTGCCCACGATCAGATGGTCGCGGGTGAATGTTTTCATGCCGGAGGCATTTATGAAACGCAACACCTACATACCTCGATCACGTCCGTCTTCACCACAGGGAATTCGGTGGAGGCGGGTTTTTTTCGTGATCGCCTTGCTTTTGGCTTTGCCCAAGTTGGCCATGCTGACCTTTTCCTATATGACGGAAGGGCAGCCCCCCATCTTTTCATCCTCTCTTGACGAGTCGAAAAATATCGAACTGGTCGTCTTGGAGCGGAAAAAGGCCGTTGGGCCGGGACAGTTCGCTTCTAGCGAAGATGCTGGTATTGCCTCCTCTGAAGAAGTCGTCGCGGAGGAACCCGCCCTGGAGGAAGCCGACAGCGTCCTGGAGAAGATCGTTCGGGTGGCCCGTGGCGACACGCTGATGGGAATTCTTCTGGACGCCGGCCTGGCTCGATCCGAGGCCCATGCCGCGGTTTCCGCGCTGCAGGAGGTCTATAATCCTCGCTCGCTCAGGCCCGGCCATGAACTGGTCCTGACCTTTGTTCCCGGAGCCGAGGACGAAGAGGATGATTTTTTCGCCGGGTTGCGGATGCAGGTGGACGTGGACCGCAACGTGCTGGTTCTGCGCGAGAGCGACGAAGAATTCCTGGCCAAGGAAGAGCAGTGGGAACTCCAGGTCGCTCCCTTCGCGGCCCAGGGGGAGATCACCTCCAGCCTGTACAACGCCGCCGTAGGGGCGGGCATGCCCAGCCCCGTGCTGATTCAAATGATTCGGGCTCTTTCGTTCGATGTAGACTTTCAGCGCGACATCCAACCCGGAGACCGTTTTGAGGCTCTGTTCGAGCGCGAACTGGACGAAAACGGTCAAGCGGTGCGCGAAGGTCCGCTGCTTTACGCCACGCTGGAAACCGGCGGGCGGGCCTTGCGGATTTTTCGGTATACGGCCCAGGACGGGGAGACGGACTATTTTAATGATCGCGGGCAGAGCGTTCGCAAGACCCTGATGTTGACCCCCATCGACGGAGCACGGCTCAGCTCCGGATACGGCATGCGTCGGCATCCGATTCTCGGCTACAGTCGGATGCATCAAGGTCTGGACTTCGCCGCGCCCACCGGGACCCCGATCATGGCCGCCGGAGACGGCGTGGTCACCCATGCCGGACGCAAGGGCAACTATGGGATCACCGTGGAACTCCGGCATCCCAATGAATACACGACGCTGTATGCGCACATGAGCCGCTTGGGACGCGGGATCAGTCGCGGCACTCGCGTTAAGCAAGGCCAGGTGATCGGCTACGTCGGCACCACGGGCATGTCCACCGGGCCGCACCTGCATTACGAAGTTCACCTTCGCGGCCAGCATGTGAATCCCGCTTCTGTGGATTCGCCTCCTGGACGAACTTTGGAAGGCCAGGATCTGGCACTGTTCAAGACCATGACCGAACAGGTCCAGGCCCAGTACGCAGCCTTGGCCGGCAAAGTCGTGGCCGATGCGGTCCAGCCCGACGCGTCGTCTCGGGTGGAGTGAAGGGAGCGAAAGAGCGCTTGGGGACTCCGGTACGGTTCTGAGAGATTCCAAAAAAACAAAAGGCCCGCTCTATGCGGGCCTTTTGTTTTTCTATAGCGTTTGGCGGTAGGTAATGGATTGGCGCAAGGTTTCCTTGTCGATGAACTTCAAGTCCGTGCCCAGTGGGATGCCCTGGGCCAAGCGGGTCACCTGAACGCCGGGAAAGTCTCGTTCAACGAGGTTTTTGACGTAGGAACCCGTGGATTCGGATTCCAGGGTCGTGCCCAGGGCCAGGATCAGTTCCCGAACTTGATTCTCGGACAATCGTTCGCGGAGGCGACCCATTTCCAGGCTTTCCGGCTTCACGCCGTCCAAGGGCGACAAGAGCCCTCCCAGGACGAGGTACTTGCCTCGATACCCACCGGACTGCTCCATTATCAGCATGGAATCCCACTCGGCCACAAGGCAGAGCTGCTCGGAGGACCGGCCGGGGTCGGAACAGATCGAACAGGGGTCCTGGTCCGAAATACCGGCACAGGAGCCGCACAAGCAGAGCTTGTCCCGCAACTCCAGAATGCTCCGGCCTAGGTCGGCTGTTCGTTCCTTAGGCCATTTCAGCAAGATCAGAGCCACCCTGAGCGCTGATTTCGGACCGAGTCCCGGCAACGCGGCCAACTGGCCCACCACTTCCCGCAAGGTCTGGGGCAACTCCCGCACGTCGGGATTTCCCTAGAACATTCCGGGGATCTTGATTCCGCCGGTCACCTGGGCCATCTCGTCCTTCATCATGTCGCCGGCCTTTTTCATGGCCTCGTTCACCGCGGCCAGAACCAGGTCCTGCAACATGTCCACGTCCTCGGGGTTGACCACGGCCGGGTCGATCTTGATGGCCAGGATTTCCTGAGCCCCGTTGGCCGTGACCGTGACCATTCCGCCGCCGGCGGCCGCCTCGACGGTCCTGCGGCCCACTTCCTCTTGCAGTTTGGAGATTTTGTTCTGCATCACCTGCGCCTGGCGGACCAGGTCGCCCATTCCTTTCATCATGATGAAACGCTCCTTCAGGGGTTGCTTCCGAGGCTCTTCGCTGATTCAAAAACGGCGCGGTCCAACGACTTTTCACGCAGTCTCGGAAGAAGGGTTAATGAGTTTGTCGTGGTTCCACGGAAAACACTTTTGCCTTGAATTGTTCGACGAATTCGGCCACCAACGGATGCTTGTCCGGAGCAGGCGCTGGTGTGGACGACGAGCCCTGACTTTGACCGCCATTTTGCGGCGGGACGAGCTCCACCTGGATGGGGCGTCCGAAATACTCCTGGGCCACATCTTCCAGAATACGAAGCTTATTGGGGTCGCTGAGCATGTCGTACTGGATACTGTGTCGGCAGTGCAGC comes from Desulfonatronum thiodismutans and encodes:
- a CDS encoding TIGR04282 family arsenosugar biosynthesis glycosyltransferase, translated to MSLSDCVVVMIKYPRPGQVKTRLVAILGEENAAALYRCFVQDVLRTVDALAVQTLLSIVPWTMRADFAAWLGSERQFLPQVGPDLGARMDDAFFRAFEAGHDRVVLIGSDLPDLPGSLLVEAFRALDRHDVVLGPARDGGFYLLGWTRWTFRPGLFAAVSWSTPTVLAECRAALLRSGLEPCFLASWSDVDDEAGLRQLLQRNLLPGDAATRTFLDSWDASAS
- a CDS encoding response regulator; translated protein: MQKPTPSSPPSSTMRRSSVQPTKPLVSPSAAPSGGAPGSLLPAYVIATSSDVNYEHDRENLRKVGLVMSCRLTSAGAVLDFIRHNSIQTLILDSSVSGCPLHELIFQIRKYLRGTPLNMIVISDVSDEGFVIDAITAGCTGFIIRPYTLETLIRHAKVKPEADTIQVSEELLSQGQENLAKGDYDAAIQEFEEIVAGNTNDENDEARKYFDMGMQYLLDRKFGKAIVAFNNALRLNNLFIKAYEGLAEAYRGREDMKNYQIYLQKAADEYARLDQFAEVKRVFAKITKYDIHAPNAYNTLGIELRHKKMYVEAVHAYINALKLSPRDENIYYNLAKAQMFARRYDDALLSIRKCLQLNKDHSEAQDLYRLFTKVEWSDDKNAPVAADNKTLDKIAND
- a CDS encoding membrane protein; translated protein: MDVLEIWSALIWPLLKLTMFISLGLLVGQLIEALNWTRVVAAGVSPLLRLGRLSDIAGASFSLAFFSGISANSMLADAYEQGRISRRELIMSNLFNSLPTYFLHLPSVFFILVPLIGAAAGVYLGLTIGSAMLRTVFILLFSRFFLPPPIERCVSCRLDEKGPVSFKDAIKRTVQRFKKRILRVLSITVPIYVCFFLLNRWGAFRAVEEFMAQNLGWLSWLSPQAVSVVVFQMAAEFSAGAAAAGALLSAGSLSQKEVVLALLVGNILSSPMRAVRHQFPYYAGIFKPALAAKLIFWNQGLRVISLIFVGAVYSVLS
- a CDS encoding M23 family metallopeptidase, with translation MIALLLALPKLAMLTFSYMTEGQPPIFSSSLDESKNIELVVLERKKAVGPGQFASSEDAGIASSEEVVAEEPALEEADSVLEKIVRVARGDTLMGILLDAGLARSEAHAAVSALQEVYNPRSLRPGHELVLTFVPGAEDEEDDFFAGLRMQVDVDRNVLVLRESDEEFLAKEEQWELQVAPFAAQGEITSSLYNAAVGAGMPSPVLIQMIRALSFDVDFQRDIQPGDRFEALFERELDENGQAVREGPLLYATLETGGRALRIFRYTAQDGETDYFNDRGQSVRKTLMLTPIDGARLSSGYGMRRHPILGYSRMHQGLDFAAPTGTPIMAAGDGVVTHAGRKGNYGITVELRHPNEYTTLYAHMSRLGRGISRGTRVKQGQVIGYVGTTGMSTGPHLHYEVHLRGQHVNPASVDSPPGRTLEGQDLALFKTMTEQVQAQYAALAGKVVADAVQPDASSRVE
- the recR gene encoding recombination mediator RecR, coding for MRELPQTLREVVGQLAALPGLGPKSALRVALILLKWPKERTADLGRSILELRDKLCLCGSCAGISDQDPCSICSDPGRSSEQLCLVAEWDSMLIMEQSGGYRGKYLVLGGLLSPLDGVKPESLEMGRLRERLSENQVRELILALGTTLESESTGSYVKNLVERDFPGVQVTRLAQGIPLGTDLKFIDKETLRQSITYRQTL
- a CDS encoding YbaB/EbfC family nucleoid-associated protein; the protein is MKGMGDLVRQAQVMQNKISKLQEEVGRRTVEAAAGGGMVTVTANGAQEILAIKIDPAVVNPEDVDMLQDLVLAAVNEAMKKAGDMMKDEMAQVTGGIKIPGMF